A single genomic interval of Pangasianodon hypophthalmus isolate fPanHyp1 chromosome 8, fPanHyp1.pri, whole genome shotgun sequence harbors:
- the itgb4 gene encoding integrin beta-4 isoform X2: protein MGRWAWHLSVVFLSLTLIGHHVVSANRCAASKATNCSECLQTGFGCAYCSDEVFGFDRCDLLENLKSHDCVQTVSVQSSMSMTQNNAIDKNLKRSQVAPQKMTMTLLPGEKREVEMEVFEPVRGPLDLYILMDFSNSMSDDLDNLKRMGDELAHLILTLSDDYTIGFGKFVDKVTEPQTDMRPSKLKEPWANSDPPFSFQHVINLTSNITTFRQILQKERISGNLDAPEGGFDAILQAAVCQSQIGWRPNSTHLLVFSTESAFHYEADGINVLAGILPRNDENCHLDSNGLYTHATQQDYPSVPTLVRLLVQNNIIPIFAITNHSLSYYQKLVNYFPIAEYGVLTDDSSNILKIITKAFDSIRSKISIQAENKPKAIGAQILSASGIASDFGNFSIKPGEIGKFKVLLNAKTSVNDKPVCTLNSNDRGGMIRVKPTTFSSALEIHTSVLCETCNCEQNPTVKAARCSGNGDLVCGTCRCYDKWLGPYCNCSSQLSSDMRGCVTQRMTEPCNGRGDCLCGTCLCYNPNQYEGQFCQYDRSQCHRSGGFLCNDRGKCSMGKCVCQSGWTGNACECPLSNVTCLDNKGGLCNGHGVCKCGRCECEYSGLELGSTCEPNFQAQLGMCESRRSCVQCQAWKTGEMKGDKCKGCPFTIKLVDKLKDRDKVIEKCNYRDEEDDCTYYYTVNYPSSPTDKEHEVEVLKKKECPPGGFLWLIPLIMFLMLLLGLLLLCCWKYCACCKACLARLCACCPCCAMGRMVGFKEDHYMLRQSLLSSDHLDTPLVRTGPPKSTDIVRWKVKDNVHRGPNHPQNQIQPNPKEIIDVPLSLRLHRQFSDELSRPEARNTELLKQEVEENLINVFRRIPGVQRVQKTRFRTQRNAGKRQNNTIVDTVLSAPRSSYPDIVSLTDKQVQTGTFSNMRVVPGYYTVATDREATGAVELQEGVESVDVRVPLFIKDEDDDKKQLLVEAIDVPVGIATIGKRYVNITVIKEHAKSILTFLQPSYTFSRQDGVANIPISRDIIEDGRTQVTYCTRDLTAKDKKDYISVDGDLLYQPGETQKMVPVKLLELGEGDALLDKQPKQFVMDLSNPRQGAKLGKYPRTTINIADKPDPSVIMFKNSTQTFNISDALYTIPVIRTQGLENPSTVNWRTISSRFNLSGLVKFAPGEMEKNIVIDTLTQQIPPKPENFQLELYDPSANSLVRDRKTTAVKIIDPKGDLMIKTGSPPTHTGRIFAPTNIEATATGPKKIRLNWNPQSGAKGYKVKYWIYGDPEAEAQVVDVKNTHAELTNLYPYCDYEIRVCSYTAQGDGDYSDIVQCQTLEDVPSEPGRLAFNVIGPTVTQLSWAEPAEPNGVITEYEVVYTPINEDSKPTGPDKKVKIDNPKKRMLLIENLQPSQTYRYKVRASNKVGWGPYRDATINLATQPHRPMSIPIIPDIPIVDAEAGDEYDSFLMYSNEVLRSPTASTRPSVSDFSEDQFMNGKWDQGFLFPGGSGSLTRNISTSSTSYSLSPRPGGANQSVETTMTYITNKGGSLPRKHDIHTEDVILRKRSENRTYYDNDGVRDSIVMSDLAGGFSDMLKTRLPRGVPETPSRLVFSALGPTALKVSWQEPHCEKPILGYSVLYQLLNGGEMKRMDITNPAQNSVVVQDLLPNQSYLFKVKAESPEGWGPEREGVITIESAVDPKSPLSPVPGSSFTLSTPSAPGPLVFTALSPETLQLSWDKPRKPNGEILGYVVTCEQLHGGGDQRSFQLSGNSATSLTVSDLSENVPYKFKVQAQTTQGFGPEREGIITIESQDGSMGQYSSQSVMRREVFNLPPQSTTQTTHTMFTEPFITPDGMMMSSRQVTQHTEMSGSITRQVEMVQRGVTTTVSKKQYYEA from the exons ATGGGAAGATGGGCGTGGCACCTCAGTGTGGTATTTCTCTCCCTCACCCTGATTGGTCATCATGTCGTCAGCG CCAATCGCTGTGCAGCGAGTAAAGCCACCAACTGTTCTGAGTGTCTGCAGACCGGATTCGGCTGCGCATACTGTTCTGATGAG GTGTTTGGGTTTGATCGCTGTGACCTGCTGGAGAACCTGAAATCTCACGACTGTGTTCAGACCGTATCAGTGCAGAGCTCCATGTCCATGACGCAG AACAATGCGATTGATAAGAACCTGAAACGCTCCCAAGTGGCTCCTCAGAAGATGACGATGACTCTGCTACCCGGTGAGAAGCGAGAGGTGGAGATGGAGGTGTTTGAGCCGGTGCGTGGTCCACTCGACCTCTACATTCTCATGGACTTCTCCAACTCCATGTCTGATGATCTGGACAACCTCAAGAGGATGGGGGATGAGCTAg ctcaCTTGATTCTGACTCTCTCTGATGATTACACAATCGGATTCGGCAAATTCGTTGATAAAGTCACTGAACCACAGACAGACATGAGACCATCAAA GTTGAAGGAGCCGTGGGCGAACAGTGACCCGCCGTTCTCCTTCCAGCACGTCATCAATCTCACCAGTAACATCACCACCTTCAGACAGATCCTGCAGAAGGAGAGAATATCCGGCAACCTGGACGCTCCTGAGGGCGGATTTGACGCCATCCTGCAGGCCGCCGTGTGTCAG TCTCAGATAGGGTGGAGGCCTAACAGCACCCATCTCCTGGTCTTCTCCACCGAGTCGGCGTTTCATTACGAAGCGGACGGCATAAACGTGTTGGCGGGAATTTTGCCGCGGAACGACGAGAATTGTCACCTGGACAGTAATGGTCTGTACACGCACGCCACGCAGCAGGATTACCCATCAGTCCCCACGCTGGTGCGGCTGCTCGTCCAGAACAACATCATCCCCATCTTCGCCATCACCAACCACTCGCTCTCCTACTACCAG AAACTGGTTAATTATTTCCCCATCGCTGAGTACGGAGTGTTAACAGACGATTCATCCAACATCCTCAAGATCATCACGAAAGCCTTCGAC AGTATCCGTTCAAAGATCAGCATCCAGGCTGAGAACAAACCCAAAGCCATTGGTGCTCAGATCCTCTCAGCATCCGGAATCGCATCAGATTTCGGAAACTTCAGCATCAAGCCAGGAGAAATC ggTAAATTTAAAGTGCTTCTGAACGCTAAGACAAGCGTGAACGACAAACCCGTGTGCACCCTGAACAGTAACGACCGTGGGGGGATGATCAGGGTCAAACCCACCACGTTTAGCTCCGCCCTCGAGATACACACCTCCGTCCTCTGTGAAACCTGCAACTGTGAACAG AATCCAACAGTGAAGGCGGCTCGGTGTAGTGGAAACGGAGACCTGGTGTGTGGAACCTGCCGCTGTTATGATAAATG GTTGGGTCCGTACTGTAACTGCTCGTCTCAGCTGTCCTCGGACATGAGAGGGTGCGTGACTCAGAGGATGACGGAGCCGTGTAACGGCAGAGgagactgtctgtgtggaacGTGTCTCTGTTACAACCCCAATCAGTACGAAGGACAGTTCTGTCAGTACGACAGATCACAGTGCCACAGATCAGGAGGATTCCTCTGTAACg atcgAGGCAAGTGCTCTatggggaagtgtgtgtgtcaaagTGGATGGACAGGAAACGCGTGTGAGTGTCCTCTCAGTAATGTAACCTGCCTGGACAACAAAGGG ggTTTGTGTAATGGTCatggtgtgtgtaaatgtggacGTTGTGAGTGTGAATACTCTGGACTAGAGCTGGGATCAACATGTGAACCAAACTTCCAG gcTCAGTTGGGGATGTGTGAGAGCAGGAGAAGTTGTGTACAGTGTCAGGCCTGGAAGACCGGAGAGATGAAAGGAGACAAGTGCAAGGGCTGTCCATTTACCATCAAGCTTGTGGACAAGCTGAAGGACA gagaTAAAGTGATAGAGAAGTGTAATTATCGTGATGAAGAAGATGACTGTACGTATTACTACACGGTGAATTATCCTTCTAGTCCCACTGATAAAGAGCACGAGGTGGAGGTGCTCAAGAaaaaag agtgtccTCCTGGAGGTTTTCTCTGGTTGATTCCTCTCATCATGttcctgatgttgttgttgggtCTCTTACTGCTGTGCTGCTGGAAATACTGCGCATGCtgcaag gcgTGTTTGGCCCGGCTGTGTGCCTGCTGTCCGTGCTGTGCGATGG GTCGTATGGTGGGATTTAAAGAAGATCACTACATGCTGCGTCAGTCCTTACTGAGCTCGGATCACTTGGACACGCCGCTGGTTCGGACCGGGCCGCCCAAGAGCACAGACATCGTGCGCTGGAAAGTGAAAGACAACGTCCACCGCGGACCGAACCACCCTCAGAACCAGATCCAACCCAACCCCAAAGAAATCA TCGACGTCCCTCTCTCACTGCGGCTCCACAGACAGTTTTCTGATGAACTTTCACGGCCAGAAGCTCGCAACACTGAACTcctcaaacaggaagtggaggaaAAT CTGATTAATGTGTTCAGACGAATTCCTGGTGTCCAGCGAGTGCAGAAAACCAGATTCAG GACACAGAGAAATGCAGGAAAGAG GCAGAACAACACCATCGTGGACACGGTTCTCTCGGCTCCTCGCTCCAGCTACCCCGACATCGTTTCCCTGACAGATAAACAGGTGCAGACTGGGACTTTCAGCAACATGAGAGTAGTGCCGGGATACTACACCGTGGCCACGGACAGAG AGGCGACGGGGGCGGTGGAGCTGCAGGAGGGCGTGGAGTCCGTGGATGTTCGGGTTCCACTCTTCATCaaagatgaggatgatgataaGAAACAGCTGCTGGTGGAGGCCATCGACGTTCCGGTGGGAATCGCCACCATCGGAAAACGCTACGTCAATATCACAGTGATTAAAGAACACG cTAAGAGCATTCTGACCTTCCTTCAGCCCTCGTACACGTTCTCTCGGCAAGACGGCGTAGCGAACATCCCGATTAGCCGCGACATCATTGAGGACGGTCGCACTCAGGTCACCTACTGCACTCGCGACCTCACTGCCAAGGACAAGAAG GACTATATCTCAGTGGACGGAGATCTGCTATACCAGCCTGGAGAAACACAGAAGATGGTTCCTGTGAAGCTGCTGGAGCTCGGTGAAGGAGACGCCCTGTTGGATAAACAGCCCAAACAGTTTGTGATGGATCTGAGCAACCCACGTCAGGGCGCTAAACTCGGCAAATACCCGCGAACCACCATCAACATCGCTGACAAGCCAG ATCCGAGTGTGATCATGTTCAAGAACAGCACGCAGACCTTCAACATATCCGACGCGCTCTACACCATCCCTGTGATCCGCACTCAGGGTCTGGAAAACCCCTCCACCGTTAACTGGCGCACAATCTCCTCCCGCTTCAACCTGTCCGGCCTGGTCAAGTTCGCCCCCGGAGAGATGGAGAAGAACATCGTGATCGACACTCTTACGCAGCAGATTCCCCCCAAACCAGAAAACTTCCAGCTGGAGCTGTATGACCCGAGCGCTAACAGCCTCGTCCGAGACAGGAAGACCACGGCGGTCAAAATCATTGATCCCAAAG GAGATCTCATGATTAAGACAGGATCTCCTCCAACTCACACTGGACGAATCTTTGCTCCAACTAACATTGAAGCTACAGCTACAGGCCCTAAAAAGATCCGCCTTAACTGGAATCCTCAGTCTGGAGCCAAGGGATAtaag GTGAAGTATTGGATCTACGGAGATCCCGAAGCCGAAGCCCAGGTGGTGGACGTTAAAAACACTCATGCTGAATTGACGAATCTCTACCCGTACTGCGATTATGAGATTCGTGTGTGTTCATACACTGCTCAAGGAGATGGGGACTACAGCGACATCGTGCAGTGCCAGACTCTCGAGGATG TCCCAAGTGAACCAGGACGCCTGGCCTTCAATGTCATTGGCCCAACTGTCACTCAGCTGAGTTGGGCAGAACCAGCAGAGCCCAACGGCGTGATCACAGAGTATGAGGTTGTCTACACACCCATCAATGAGGACAGCA AACCCACTGGACCTGATAAGAAGGTGAAGATCGACAACCCTAAGAAGCGCATGCTGCTTATTGAGAACCTGCAGCCGTCGCAGACGTACCGCTACAAAGTGCGTGCTAGCAACAAGGTGGGATGGGGACCGTACAGAGATGCCACcatcaatctggcaacccaacCTCACAGACCCATGTCCA TTCCAATTATTCCTGATATTCCTATCGTGGATGCAGAGGCGGGTGATGAGTATGACAGCTTTCTCATGTACAGTAATGAAGTTCTTCGTTCGCCCACCGCCAGCACCAGACCCAGCGTGTCTGACTTCTCAGAAG ACCAGTTCATGAATGGAAAGTGGGATCAAGGGTTCTTGTTCCCAGGTGGAAGTGGTTCCCTGACGCGTAACATCAGCACTTCTTCAACTAGCTACAGCCTCTCACCTCGCCCTGGTGGTGCCAACCAATCAGTGGAGACCACTATGACTTACATAACCAACAAAG GAGGATCTTTGCCTCGCAAGCATGACATCCACACAGAGGACGTGATCTTGAGAAAACGGTCCGAAAACAGGACTTattatgataatgatggtgtaaGAGACTCCATTGTGATGAGCGACTTGGCAGGAGGATTCTCTGACATGCTAA AAACTCGGCTGCCACGTGGGGTCCCTGAAACCCCAAGCAGGCTGGTGTTTTCAGCTCTGGGACCCACGGCACTGAAGGTCAGCTGGCAGGAGCCCCACTGCGAAAAGCCAATATTAGGATACTCTGTCCTCTACCAGCTTCTCAATGGAG GTGAAATGAAGCGCATGGACATCACTAACCCTGCGCAGAACTCCGTGGTGGTTCAGGACCTACTGCCCAACCAGTCATACCTGTTCAAGGTAAAAGCCGAGAGTCCGGAGGGTTGGGGtcctgagagagagggagtcaTCACCATCGAGTCTGCTGTCGACCCCAAGAGCCCCCTCAGCCCTGTGccag GGTCTTCGTTCACTCTGAGCACACCCAGTGCTCCAGGTCCTCTGGTGTTCACTGCATTGAGTCCAGAGACTCTTCAGCTCAGCTGGGATAAACCACGAAAACCCAACGGCGAGATCCTGGGCTACGTGGTCACCTGTGAACAGCTGCACGGTGGAG GAGATCAGCGCTCCTTCCAGCTCAGCGGGAACTCGGCCACGTCTCTGACCGTTTCTGATCTGAGTGAAAACGTGCCGTATAAATTTAAAGTTCAGGCTCAGACCACGCAGGGCTTCGGGCCGGAGAGAGAGGGGATCATCACCATCGAGTCTCAGGATg ggtCTATGGGTCAGTACAGCAGTCAGTCTGTGATGAGGAGAGAAGTGTTTAATTTGCCACCACAGAGCACgacacagacaacacacaccatgttcaccGAACCCTTCATCACGCCAG aCGGTATGATGATGTCCAGCAGACAGgtcacacagcacacagagatGTCTGGCAGCATCACGCGTCAGGTGGAGATGGTGCAGAGAGGAGTGACGACCACCGTCTCCAAGAAACAATATTACGAAGCCTGA